In one window of Desulfovibrio inopinatus DSM 10711 DNA:
- a CDS encoding methyl-accepting chemotaxis protein has product MKNSIKTKLMVGLLSTVFIILIAIFSLVAMNFSNQALTTAKISTDHEISLANNAITLFIEESIMSVNMLANHPFSQNIDAIQTSFVNTKDALPSKLVENDDAGQQMLHLFTAMRQSHPHFVSVYCGSRKGTFVTARQEGTIPAGYDPRKRPWYTDALASPHSASLSRAYMSTTREAVMSIMRPVMRNGETIGVIAVDMSLKNLTDLTESITLGQTGYVVVVQDDGIILADPHNPKNNFQSINDVESKTFKELFALDSGSMDFQDKEGNQWIGVVLTSPKTHWKIFGIINHAEIMAPVHKTIINLTIITIVGLLLIGAAIWIFTTKTILVPLGSVRNFLDRITNGDYTYRETHNRNDEIGEILNSLNDMAEVLSNNIAEIEQKSREAEHKAETAERASHQAEEARLHAEKAKNDVLQAAATLEEVVGIVNASSRGLSDQIEESSQGAQTQANLVSETATSMDGMTTTILEVARNAAHAAETAESARNKAQEGASKVGEVLVEMDQVKTASSHLKDDMNRLGHQAENIGQVLTVISDIADQTNLLALNAAIEAARAGEAGKGFAVVADEVRKLAEKTMVATKEVGDAILAIQESAKTNMENMEHSVELIGNTAELASFSGQSLDEIMELVDTVSDQVRAIATASEEQSSASESINLSISEVNEISSRVSYAMGDATNAVSELTAQANELQDLIDNLRDGTKHGARSSKALSGKKQMRLSQ; this is encoded by the coding sequence ATGAAGAATTCGATTAAAACGAAATTGATGGTTGGTCTTCTCTCCACTGTTTTTATTATATTGATAGCTATTTTTAGCCTTGTAGCGATGAATTTTAGCAATCAAGCGCTCACAACGGCAAAGATATCAACCGATCATGAAATTTCTTTGGCCAACAATGCGATCACTCTTTTTATTGAAGAGAGCATTATGAGTGTGAATATGTTGGCAAATCATCCGTTCTCACAAAATATAGATGCAATTCAGACAAGTTTTGTGAACACAAAAGATGCACTTCCATCAAAACTGGTTGAAAACGACGACGCAGGCCAACAGATGCTTCACCTCTTCACGGCAATGCGGCAATCTCATCCACACTTTGTTTCCGTATATTGCGGATCTCGTAAAGGAACATTTGTTACTGCACGACAAGAGGGAACCATACCGGCGGGATATGATCCCCGTAAGCGCCCCTGGTACACCGATGCCCTCGCCTCACCTCATAGTGCTTCGTTATCACGAGCGTATATGTCCACGACCCGAGAAGCTGTCATGTCGATAATGCGACCGGTCATGCGTAATGGCGAGACCATTGGCGTCATTGCTGTGGATATGTCTCTGAAGAATCTTACCGACCTTACGGAATCCATTACACTTGGCCAAACAGGATATGTCGTTGTGGTTCAAGACGATGGAATTATCCTGGCCGATCCTCACAATCCGAAAAATAACTTTCAATCGATCAACGATGTTGAGTCGAAAACGTTCAAGGAACTTTTCGCCCTGGACTCCGGAAGTATGGATTTTCAGGATAAAGAGGGAAATCAATGGATTGGAGTCGTTTTGACTTCACCCAAAACGCATTGGAAAATCTTTGGTATCATTAACCATGCAGAGATCATGGCTCCGGTTCATAAGACAATCATCAACCTTACAATCATTACGATAGTAGGTCTTCTTCTTATCGGCGCAGCAATATGGATTTTCACAACGAAGACCATCCTCGTGCCATTGGGATCAGTACGAAACTTTCTGGATCGCATTACGAACGGCGATTATACCTACCGAGAAACACACAATCGCAATGATGAAATTGGGGAAATACTCAATTCCCTCAATGATATGGCCGAAGTATTGAGCAACAATATTGCAGAAATCGAACAAAAGAGTCGAGAGGCCGAACACAAAGCTGAAACAGCGGAACGCGCTTCACATCAGGCCGAAGAGGCGCGTCTTCATGCCGAAAAAGCAAAGAATGATGTGCTGCAGGCTGCTGCTACGTTGGAGGAGGTTGTAGGCATCGTTAATGCGTCCTCCCGAGGGTTATCGGATCAAATTGAAGAATCGAGCCAGGGAGCGCAAACACAAGCCAATCTTGTCTCCGAAACAGCGACGTCCATGGATGGCATGACAACAACAATTCTTGAAGTGGCGCGTAACGCTGCTCATGCCGCAGAAACTGCTGAGTCTGCCAGGAACAAAGCTCAGGAAGGAGCCAGCAAAGTCGGAGAAGTTCTCGTTGAAATGGATCAGGTGAAAACCGCGTCGTCACATCTCAAAGACGATATGAACAGGCTCGGCCATCAAGCTGAAAATATCGGACAAGTTCTTACTGTCATTAGTGATATTGCAGATCAGACCAACCTTTTGGCACTCAACGCAGCCATTGAAGCAGCCAGAGCAGGTGAAGCCGGTAAAGGGTTCGCTGTCGTGGCCGACGAAGTGCGCAAGCTGGCTGAGAAAACCATGGTTGCGACCAAAGAAGTCGGTGACGCCATTCTTGCTATACAAGAAAGCGCCAAGACGAACATGGAAAATATGGAACACAGCGTTGAGCTTATCGGCAACACGGCCGAACTGGCTTCATTCTCCGGGCAGTCACTGGATGAAATCATGGAGCTTGTCGACACGGTAAGCGATCAAGTTCGTGCTATTGCAACGGCTTCGGAAGAACAATCATCGGCAAGTGAATCCATTAACCTCTCCATTTCCGAGGTCAACGAAATTTCTTCACGTGTATCGTATGCTATGGGTGATGCAACGAATGCCGTGAGCGAGTTGACCGCTCAAGCCAATGAATTACAAGATCTTATCGATAATTTGCGTGATGGCACAAAGCACGGTGCTCGCTCCTCAAAGGCTCTTTCCGGAAAGAAACAGATGCGATTGTCTCAATAA
- a CDS encoding DUF6485 family protein, with the protein MECQREKNIEMCTCTYDACNKTGLCCQCIQYHLRSRQLPGCCFSKDAEKTYDRSFEHFARLVNEGKV; encoded by the coding sequence ATGGAATGTCAGAGAGAAAAAAACATTGAGATGTGTACATGTACGTACGATGCCTGCAATAAGACCGGTCTCTGTTGCCAGTGTATCCAATACCATTTGCGAAGCCGACAATTACCTGGTTGCTGTTTCTCCAAAGATGCTGAAAAGACATACGATCGTTCTTTCGAACACTTTGCGCGACTTGTTAATGAAGGCAAGGTCTAG
- a CDS encoding molybdopterin biosynthesis protein, producing the protein MKRNIYLKTIPLNDAVELLKGQLNRDELVGVETVPVDEALGRITATPVIARYSSPTFHSAAMDGIAVNAEKTFHAREGQPVRLLPEIDFTYVNTGHPLPEFANAVIMIENVVKDESGACLVETPTAPWQHVRRIGEDIVATEMILPRGRRLSPYDLGALLSCGIWEVQVYETLRVSIIPTGDEVLDYTTRPEPGPGQVVESNSIMLRALANSFGLDARRFPPVPDDPASLSRALEDALESTAHVVVFVAGSSAGSKDFTRSVIEKFGTVFVHGVAAMPGKPSMLAVCRGKLVVGAPGYPVSSVVCFEELLAPLAAWLTQSSLSIRPQFDVRLARAMPSRLGQEEFLRLAVGRVGNMWSALPLSRGAGMVTTLTKAQAVARIPSDCEGLQMGSTVKATMLVDQNELERTLVVVGSHDNTLDVLADALMQLDPPIRLASSHVGSMGGITALKNQAALMAGCHLFDPETTDFNFPFLNRYVKDMELTVINLAIRQQGLIVAKGNPKDIRSIKDLAKPGVTFINRQRGAGTRILLDHQLSKHNIDPLTIEGYTNEEFTHMAVAVNVQTNAVDCGMGVLAAARALNLDFIPVARERYDLIIPKNALNDIRIKAVLEVLRSAEFQTEIENMGGYETDLTGKEMAPGMGLGPQD; encoded by the coding sequence ATGAAGCGAAATATCTACCTGAAAACCATTCCCCTCAATGACGCCGTGGAACTCTTAAAAGGCCAGCTTAACCGCGACGAGCTTGTTGGAGTGGAAACAGTTCCCGTAGACGAAGCGCTTGGCCGGATCACGGCGACTCCCGTGATTGCCCGATACTCCTCTCCCACGTTCCATAGTGCAGCCATGGATGGCATTGCCGTCAATGCGGAAAAAACATTTCACGCTCGCGAGGGCCAACCCGTACGGCTTCTACCGGAAATTGACTTTACGTATGTCAACACCGGTCATCCACTACCGGAATTTGCCAATGCCGTTATCATGATTGAAAACGTCGTGAAAGACGAATCCGGGGCGTGCCTTGTCGAAACACCGACGGCTCCATGGCAACATGTTCGCCGTATCGGTGAAGACATTGTGGCGACGGAAATGATCCTACCTCGTGGTCGGCGACTTTCTCCCTATGATCTCGGCGCACTCTTGTCGTGTGGCATATGGGAAGTTCAAGTTTATGAAACGTTACGTGTCAGCATTATTCCAACGGGTGATGAAGTGTTGGACTACACGACGCGGCCAGAGCCCGGCCCTGGACAGGTTGTGGAAAGTAACTCCATCATGCTGCGTGCTTTAGCCAATTCTTTTGGTCTGGATGCACGACGCTTTCCTCCCGTTCCTGACGATCCGGCATCGTTGTCACGAGCCTTGGAAGATGCACTCGAGTCCACGGCGCATGTTGTTGTGTTTGTTGCGGGTTCATCAGCGGGAAGTAAAGACTTCACCAGATCTGTTATCGAAAAGTTCGGTACGGTTTTTGTGCATGGTGTCGCGGCTATGCCGGGTAAACCGTCCATGCTCGCTGTTTGCCGAGGGAAACTTGTTGTCGGTGCCCCCGGTTATCCTGTCAGTTCTGTCGTCTGTTTTGAAGAATTATTGGCACCGCTTGCAGCCTGGTTAACACAATCCAGCCTTTCCATTCGGCCGCAATTTGATGTTCGCCTGGCGCGGGCAATGCCTTCACGACTTGGGCAAGAAGAATTTCTGCGGCTGGCTGTCGGACGAGTCGGCAACATGTGGTCAGCGTTGCCTTTGTCCCGCGGGGCCGGAATGGTAACGACGTTAACCAAAGCTCAGGCTGTGGCTCGTATTCCGTCTGATTGTGAAGGCTTGCAAATGGGGAGCACAGTCAAAGCGACCATGCTTGTCGACCAAAACGAGTTGGAGCGAACGCTCGTCGTCGTTGGCAGTCATGATAATACGCTTGATGTCCTGGCCGATGCACTCATGCAGCTCGATCCGCCCATTCGACTCGCTTCCAGCCATGTCGGAAGCATGGGAGGGATTACCGCACTTAAGAACCAGGCCGCGCTTATGGCGGGCTGCCATCTCTTCGACCCTGAAACAACGGATTTTAACTTTCCGTTCCTGAATCGGTACGTCAAAGACATGGAGCTTACCGTCATCAACCTTGCCATTCGTCAACAAGGGCTCATCGTTGCGAAAGGAAACCCCAAAGACATCCGATCAATCAAAGATCTTGCCAAACCCGGCGTAACATTCATCAATCGACAACGCGGAGCAGGGACACGCATTTTGCTTGATCATCAGCTCAGCAAACATAATATCGACCCATTGACCATTGAGGGCTATACGAACGAAGAATTCACCCACATGGCCGTTGCCGTCAATGTGCAAACCAACGCGGTTGATTGTGGTATGGGGGTTTTAGCTGCTGCTCGTGCCTTGAACCTCGATTTCATCCCAGTAGCCAGAGAACGATATGACCTTATCATTCCCAAAAACGCCCTGAACGACATCAGGATCAAGGCTGTACTTGAGGTCTTGCGCTCGGCCGAGTTTCAAACTGAAATAGAAAATATGGGTGGCTACGAAACAGATCTCACCGGTAAAGAAATGGCCCCGGGCATGGGGCTTGGTCCACAAGATTGA
- a CDS encoding class I SAM-dependent methyltransferase, whose translation MSDRFDKHDLRAFERFAASPAGRFALETEARLLGRLVSSWPRRGRGILDIGCGAGSFLEVFHQLGFDVTGIDASPVMVEAARARLGKNSDIHLGLAEHLPFYDNEFDFSCLITVLEFVHSPENVLREAMRVSRKGVLVACMNRLSLYHITNGPMPWNSQTSRRTQGHWFFPWEIRSLIRRVAGPNKALRSGSVLLGSPSTWKAGRILNAINAWTLPLPIGSFYAVTVNLFGDPLTTPLYSWKTEPGLPVG comes from the coding sequence GTGAGCGACCGTTTCGACAAACACGATTTACGCGCCTTCGAGCGATTCGCTGCCTCGCCTGCTGGCCGCTTCGCTTTAGAGACTGAAGCCCGATTACTTGGACGGCTTGTTTCTTCTTGGCCACGCCGAGGTCGGGGGATACTCGATATCGGCTGTGGTGCAGGTTCGTTCCTTGAGGTTTTTCACCAACTCGGTTTTGATGTCACGGGAATTGACGCCTCTCCCGTCATGGTTGAGGCTGCCAGAGCACGACTTGGTAAAAATTCCGATATTCATCTTGGTCTGGCCGAGCACTTACCATTTTATGACAATGAATTCGATTTTTCCTGCCTTATCACGGTTCTTGAATTCGTGCATTCACCAGAGAATGTGCTTCGTGAAGCCATGCGTGTTTCGCGCAAGGGGGTGCTTGTCGCCTGCATGAATCGGCTTTCTCTCTATCACATCACCAATGGCCCAATGCCGTGGAATTCGCAGACCTCACGCCGTACGCAGGGGCATTGGTTTTTTCCTTGGGAAATCCGTTCTCTTATCCGGCGGGTGGCTGGACCGAATAAGGCCTTACGATCGGGCAGTGTGCTCCTTGGTTCCCCGAGTACATGGAAAGCTGGACGCATTCTCAATGCCATCAATGCTTGGACATTACCTCTTCCTATTGGCAGTTTCTATGCCGTAACCGTAAATTTGTTCGGCGACCCGCTCACCACCCCACTCTATTCCTGGAAAACAGAACCCGGTCTCCCCGTGGGCTAA
- a CDS encoding O-antigen ligase family protein, whose amino-acid sequence MLFHLGPRCVFAVLGGIIVAMSYRLDPGFFQHWPILTVGSGAVVGTVIAPRRAVLGFLILLLPLVGLETLRVLPVGFAEVAFVAIFFGWFLRRGLWRHAPLSTPVLWTTVLSWGGVGAVYHIARNIPWQHVLYRIHFVPIFGQLDPLYRFLAAFFFLVGPMLYIMLFDLKPVSEPVVPRFVLWVLALAVIIGPTLQLIWGTPEPIPGPFLPFRDVHSLAQAVLALLFVFALHTSASRRCVSWSVSAVLALVLLVSQSRGAWLAALFPACLLGGRTSRLRRRVFYPAGAVLGIIVCVFIFSTFGNTVPVVAELRSRIREAVVMTGLVAPTEEDRVPGQSMAERFTLWGTACRNIAEYPVCGIGAGAFYGKSVDSVAVNSRHENVHNYALQLAVEQGIPVALIFFVTCFCIIRTGLRTGHEFEYGAAVGMAAVLLMSLVTHSLILASNALIFWTVAATASSESPVASPKTIRAVVVATLGLVVLAIVFVSPPPAFRGVYLPPSSTSPPVYWTMDNASMRLKRTGNAIVFFAKAPVTYAPNQTVTVTFSADRTFRTMILTDENFHRVCLPLSPSNTPAVTLNITTDWAFIPSSVVHSQDDRRLGVSLTSPTVVSDCSAPNSM is encoded by the coding sequence ATGCTGTTTCACCTTGGGCCGCGGTGTGTTTTTGCGGTGCTTGGGGGAATAATCGTTGCGATGTCGTACCGGCTTGATCCAGGATTCTTTCAACATTGGCCGATTCTGACTGTTGGAAGTGGAGCTGTTGTCGGAACGGTCATCGCGCCCCGTCGTGCTGTATTGGGATTTCTAATACTCCTTCTCCCGCTGGTTGGGCTGGAAACGCTTCGGGTACTTCCTGTCGGATTTGCCGAAGTTGCGTTTGTTGCCATTTTCTTTGGCTGGTTTCTTCGTCGAGGTTTGTGGCGGCATGCGCCACTTTCTACCCCGGTGTTATGGACCACGGTGCTTTCCTGGGGGGGAGTCGGGGCTGTTTATCATATTGCGCGAAACATTCCATGGCAGCATGTTCTGTATCGCATTCATTTCGTTCCTATTTTTGGCCAATTAGATCCACTGTACAGGTTTTTGGCCGCGTTTTTCTTTCTTGTTGGCCCCATGCTGTACATTATGCTGTTTGATCTTAAACCGGTTTCCGAACCAGTCGTGCCGCGCTTTGTGTTATGGGTGTTGGCTTTGGCGGTCATTATCGGGCCAACATTGCAGCTTATTTGGGGCACGCCTGAACCAATCCCCGGTCCTTTTTTACCCTTTCGCGACGTCCATTCCCTGGCGCAAGCGGTGCTCGCCCTGTTGTTTGTTTTTGCTTTGCATACCAGTGCTTCCCGTCGGTGTGTTTCGTGGAGTGTCAGTGCCGTGCTTGCATTGGTTCTTCTTGTCTCACAATCGCGGGGAGCATGGTTGGCAGCACTTTTTCCAGCTTGCTTGCTTGGAGGACGGACGTCTCGGTTGCGTCGGCGAGTTTTCTATCCTGCCGGCGCTGTCCTTGGTATCATCGTTTGTGTCTTCATCTTCTCCACGTTTGGAAACACCGTTCCTGTTGTTGCTGAATTACGTTCTCGTATTCGGGAGGCCGTTGTCATGACTGGCCTGGTGGCTCCGACAGAAGAAGACCGCGTCCCCGGTCAAAGCATGGCGGAGCGATTCACGCTCTGGGGAACGGCTTGTCGCAATATCGCCGAATATCCCGTATGCGGGATTGGTGCCGGGGCATTTTATGGCAAGTCTGTCGATAGCGTTGCTGTGAATAGTCGGCATGAAAATGTGCATAACTACGCTCTTCAGCTTGCCGTCGAGCAGGGAATACCGGTCGCACTGATTTTTTTTGTGACCTGCTTCTGTATTATTCGAACAGGCCTGCGTACTGGTCACGAGTTCGAATATGGGGCGGCCGTAGGTATGGCCGCTGTCCTTCTCATGAGTCTTGTAACGCATTCATTAATACTGGCATCGAACGCACTGATTTTTTGGACTGTGGCGGCAACGGCCTCATCCGAAAGTCCTGTTGCCAGCCCGAAAACCATCCGTGCCGTTGTTGTGGCAACTTTAGGTCTTGTGGTTTTGGCGATCGTCTTTGTTTCTCCTCCTCCTGCCTTTCGTGGCGTCTACCTCCCGCCATCATCAACATCTCCTCCAGTATATTGGACCATGGACAATGCAAGTATGCGTCTTAAACGCACAGGTAATGCGATCGTATTTTTTGCCAAAGCGCCTGTGACATATGCGCCAAATCAGACGGTTACGGTGACGTTTTCTGCTGACCGAACATTTCGTACCATGATTCTGACCGATGAAAACTTTCATCGGGTATGCCTTCCGCTGTCACCATCCAACACGCCGGCTGTGACCCTGAACATCACGACGGATTGGGCCTTTATTCCGTCCTCAGTCGTGCATTCTCAAGATGATCGTCGCCTTGGTGTTTCTTTGACCTCGCCGACCGTTGTTTCGGATTGTTCCGCTCCGAATTCGATGTGA
- a CDS encoding DUF2254 domain-containing protein, giving the protein MQSVRLANAWLALRTNFWFVPILTVMAALVASIVFPEIDRFIGDNILRDLRFLSTAEANSAQTILSTIAGSLITIAGVTFSITVVGLTLTTSQFGPRLLNTFMRDTVNQFVLGYYLATASYCLIILQTIREDFIPNVSIALAIIFAIMSFFILIYFIHHIASMIKVDVVIAQVDDNLKHTISSMFPEEAPRGQPGRSVSDDLPEHFERDAIALSTQKTGYLQGMDIESLLWLATEQDIVLSFVDKPGSYIVGGSTIAFAWPPQTAMANAKDIEAGIDRAVIVGYERTPTQDMEYCIDQLVEIALRAFSPGINDLFTGLSCIDRLGGDLSLLATRQFPENERRDSDGNIRLVWSASRFEGFLDAAFNSIRQNAAQNVAVYVRLLEALRTIANHLRRPEDALAVKKHVVMVERMAQQHIIEPHDLEDIQERKQWAVTSLNRF; this is encoded by the coding sequence ATGCAATCCGTCCGGCTGGCAAATGCCTGGTTGGCGCTTCGCACAAACTTTTGGTTTGTGCCCATCCTCACGGTGATGGCTGCGCTGGTCGCCTCCATTGTCTTTCCAGAAATTGACCGTTTTATTGGGGACAATATATTACGCGATCTCCGTTTCCTTTCGACCGCCGAGGCCAATAGTGCCCAAACCATATTAAGCACCATTGCCGGTTCTCTTATCACCATTGCCGGGGTGACGTTTTCCATTACCGTGGTGGGCCTGACTCTGACGACATCCCAATTTGGGCCTCGATTGCTCAACACATTCATGCGGGATACTGTCAATCAGTTCGTTCTTGGATATTACCTCGCTACAGCCTCGTACTGCCTCATTATTTTGCAGACCATTCGAGAGGACTTCATCCCGAATGTATCGATTGCCCTGGCAATTATCTTTGCCATCATGAGCTTCTTCATTTTAATTTATTTTATTCACCACATCGCCTCCATGATCAAAGTGGATGTCGTCATTGCCCAAGTAGATGACAACCTGAAGCACACCATTTCCTCAATGTTTCCGGAAGAAGCTCCACGAGGGCAACCCGGGCGATCGGTTTCGGACGACCTCCCAGAGCATTTTGAGCGAGACGCCATTGCATTATCGACACAGAAAACGGGCTACCTTCAAGGGATGGATATCGAATCTTTGCTTTGGCTTGCGACGGAACAGGATATCGTTCTCTCCTTCGTGGATAAACCGGGCAGCTACATTGTGGGAGGCAGCACGATCGCATTTGCCTGGCCACCACAAACTGCCATGGCCAATGCCAAAGATATTGAAGCCGGAATCGATAGAGCTGTGATTGTCGGCTATGAACGAACCCCCACGCAGGATATGGAGTATTGTATCGATCAGCTCGTTGAAATCGCCTTGCGCGCCTTTTCACCCGGCATCAATGATCTCTTTACAGGTCTGTCCTGCATCGATCGCCTTGGTGGAGACTTGAGCCTTCTGGCAACACGCCAATTTCCGGAAAACGAGCGACGCGACAGCGACGGCAACATTCGACTCGTCTGGTCGGCCTCTCGCTTCGAAGGTTTTTTAGACGCAGCCTTCAACTCCATTCGACAAAATGCCGCACAAAATGTGGCGGTCTATGTGCGATTGCTTGAAGCTCTCCGTACGATTGCCAATCATCTTCGGCGTCCCGAAGATGCACTCGCGGTAAAAAAACATGTGGTCATGGTGGAACGTATGGCCCAACAGCACATCATTGAGCCCCACGATCTAGAAGATATCCAGGAACGAAAACAATGGGCTGTTACAAGCCTCAATCGTTTTTGA